A single genomic interval of Hyphomicrobium methylovorum harbors:
- a CDS encoding rhodanese-like domain-containing protein, translated as MARSFTIALAMAALSYPAGAFALDLPGPLVTTEWLARNQDSVRVLDVRNDPTSFKEGGHIIGSVRVDYKNLRGVMPEAGVPVDGMSVSPEAFQDVMRKAGVSVDQPIVLTHRSRGPDDVGLATYLYWQLKRYGHDNVAILDGGTTKWIAESREVWGDDDEVQPGNFVVRPERTELVTGTPAVEQTLQSKNLTLLDARLFEFFVGIEKRPNILKFGHIPGAASFPFNANLNPDLTFRNKDQLAAAMTSVGFNPNQPVITYCNTGHVASISWFVIHELLGYKSASLYDGSMLAWTKHGHDAQSTIPR; from the coding sequence GTGGCGCGATCCTTTACCATCGCACTCGCTATGGCAGCGCTGTCGTACCCGGCTGGCGCATTTGCGCTGGATCTGCCCGGCCCTCTCGTCACGACAGAATGGCTAGCTCGCAATCAGGATTCTGTGCGCGTTCTCGATGTCCGCAATGACCCCACCAGCTTTAAGGAAGGTGGCCACATCATCGGATCCGTGCGCGTCGATTACAAAAATTTGCGCGGCGTGATGCCAGAAGCTGGCGTCCCCGTCGATGGAATGAGCGTAAGCCCTGAAGCCTTTCAAGACGTCATGAGAAAAGCAGGCGTCTCCGTCGATCAACCTATAGTTCTCACGCATAGAAGCAGAGGACCGGATGATGTCGGCCTCGCGACATACCTCTACTGGCAGCTCAAGCGTTATGGGCATGACAACGTCGCCATACTCGACGGCGGAACGACGAAGTGGATCGCAGAGAGTCGTGAAGTCTGGGGCGATGACGATGAAGTTCAACCTGGAAATTTCGTTGTACGTCCGGAACGAACGGAACTTGTCACCGGCACACCTGCTGTCGAGCAAACGCTACAGAGTAAAAACCTAACACTGCTCGATGCACGCCTCTTTGAATTCTTCGTCGGGATTGAAAAGCGGCCAAACATTTTGAAGTTCGGGCACATCCCTGGCGCAGCATCCTTCCCGTTCAACGCAAACTTGAATCCCGATCTGACGTTCCGAAACAAAGATCAGCTCGCCGCCGCGATGACTTCTGTCGGCTTCAATCCCAATCAGCCGGTCATCACGTATTGCAACACCGGACACGTCGCTTCCATTTCATGGTTCGTGATCCACGAACTGTTGGGCTACAAGTCCGCGTCACTTTACGATGGCTCGATGCTCGCATGGACAAAGCATGGGCATGACGCCCAATCGACCATCCCACGCTGA